The proteins below are encoded in one region of Ursus arctos isolate Adak ecotype North America unplaced genomic scaffold, UrsArc2.0 scaffold_24, whole genome shotgun sequence:
- the LOC113265462 gene encoding keratin-associated protein 3-3, which yields MACCVPCCCSVPTGPATTICSSEKCCRCGVCLPSTCPHTTWLLEPTCCDNCPPPCHIPQPCVPTCFLLNSSHPTPGLETINLTTFTQGSCEPCIPRGC from the coding sequence ATGGCTTGCTGTGTTCCGTGCTGCTGCAGTGTCCCCACCGGCCCCGCCACCACCATCTGCTCCTCTGAAAAATGCTGCCGGTGCGGAGTCTGCCTGCCCAGCACCTGCCCACACACAACTTGGTTACTGGAGCCAACCTGCTGTGAcaactgccccccaccctgccacatTCCTCAGCCCTGTGTGCCCACCTGCTTCCTGCTCAActccagccaccccaccccaggcctggagACCATCAACCTCACAACCTTCACTCAGGGCTCTTGTGAGCCCTGCATCCCAAGGGGCTGTTGA
- the KRT40 gene encoding keratin, type I cytoskeletal 40, translating into MTSDCPHTCCSPEPSARASDCAFASSCSVEAPCLPGTPATSRCQTPSFLSGAHLPTGCPTPCYFAGNCTIPRLVGNCAWGEDGVFNSNEKETMQFLNDRLASYLENVRGLEEVNAELECRIREQCEEDIPLVCPDYQCYFDTIEELQQKILCTKAENSRLAVQLDNCKLAADDFRSKYESELSLRQLVETDIGGLRGILGELTLCKADLEAYVESLKEDLLCLKKNHEEEVNLLRGQLGDRLSVELDTAPTIDLNGVLDEMRCQYETVLANNRRDVEEWFAAQTEELNQQQLCGAEQLQGCQTEILELKRTANALEIELQAQQSLAESLECTVAETEAQYGSQLAQVQCLIDNMENQLAEIRCDLERQNQEYEVLLDVRARLECEINTYRGLLENEDSRLPCNPCSAISTSSNTCEPCVAYVICTVENGCT; encoded by the exons ATGACTTCTGACTGTCCCCACACGTGCTGCTCTCCTGAACCCTCTGCCAGGGCTTCGGACTGCGCATTTGCCTCAAGCTGTTCTGTGGAAGCCCCTTGCCTCCCCGGCACCCCTGCTACATCCAGATGCCAGACTCCCAGCTTCCTATCCGGGGCTCACCTGCCGACTGGCTGCCCCACGCCATGCTACTTTGCTGGGAATTGTACCATTCCGCGCTTGGTGGGGAACTGTGCTTGGGGTGAGGATGGCGTGTTCAACAGCAACGAGAAGGAGACAATGCAGTTCCTGAATGACAGACTCGCCAGCTATCTGGAGAACGTGCGTGGCCTGGAGGAGGTGAATGCAGAGCTGGAATGCAGGATCCGAGAGCAATGCGAAGAGGATATCCCACTGGTGTGCCCCGATTACCAGTGTTACTTCGACACCATCGAAGAGCTCCAGCAAAAG ATCTTGTGCACGAAGGCAGAGAATTCTAGACTTGCTGTACAGCTTGACAACTGCAAACTCGCTGCCGATGACTTTAGGTCAAA GTACGAGTCTGAACTGTCTCTTCGCCAGCTGGTAGAGACGGACATTGGCGGCCTGCGTGGGATCCTGGGTGAGCTGACTCTGTGCAAAGCTGATCTGGAGGCCTACGTGGAGTCTCTGAAAGAAGATCTCCTTTGCCTTAAGAAAAACCACGAAGAG GAGGTCAACTTGCTCCGTGGACAGCTGGGTGACCGACTCAGTGTGGAGCTGGACACCGCCCCCACCATCGACCTCAATGGGGTCCTGGATGAGATGCGTTGTCAGTATGAAACAGTGCTCGCCAACAACCGCAGAGACGTGGAAGAATGGTTTGCTGCTCAG ACCGAGGAGCTGAATCAGCAGCAGCTGTGCGGCGCGGAGCAGCTGCAGGGCTGCCAGACAGAGATCCTGGAACTGAAACGCACAGCCAATGCTCTGGAAATTGAGCTTCAAGCACAGCAAAGCCTG GCAGAATCTCTGGAATGCACTGTGGCAGAGACGGAGGCGCAGTACGGCTCCCAGCTGGCCCAGGTGCAGTGCCTGATCGACAACATGGAGAACCAGCTGGCCGAGATCAGGTGCGACCTGGAGCGGCAGAACCAGGAGTACGAGGTGCTGCTGGACGTGCGGGCCCGGCTGGAGTGCGAGATCAACACGTACCGGGGTCTCCTTGAGAATGAGGACAGCAG GCTTCCCTGTAACCCGTGTTCTGCCATAAGCACATCCAGCAACACTTGTGAGCCGTGTGTGGCATATGTCATTTGCACAGTAGAAAACGGCTGCACGTGA